In Sphingomonas sp. M1-B02, the sequence GTGAAGGGCGACGTGCACGATATCGGCAAGAATATCGTCGGCGTCGTCCTGCAGTGCAACGGCTTCGACGTGGTCGACCTGGGGGTGATGGTGCCCTGGTCGAAGATCATCGCGGCGGCGAACGAGAATGATGCCGACATGATCGGATTGTCGGGGCTGATCACGCCGAGCCTCGACGAAATGGTGACCGTCGCCGAGGAGATGCAGCGGCTGGAGATGACGATGCCGCTGCTGATCGGCGGCGCCACCACCAGCCGCGTCCACACCGCGCTGCGGATCGAGCCGGCATACAAGGGCCCGGTGATTCACGTCCTCGACGCCAGCCGCGCGGTGGGCGTGGCGACGACGCTCGTCTCGGACACGATCCGCGACGATTATGTCGCCAAGATCGCCGACGAATATGAGGCGGTCCGCGTGGCGCGTGCGAACAAGGGACAGAGCGACCTGCTGCCGCTGGAGACGGCGCGGGAGAATGGGTTCGTTGCCGACATGGCGCTCAAGCCGCCGGCGCCCAAACAGCCCGGCGTCCATGTGTTCGACGATTGGGACCTGGCCGAGCTGCGCCGCTATATCGACTGGACGCCCTTCTTCCGCGCCTGGGAGCTGGCGGGCAATTATCCCGCGATCCTGACCGACGAAGTGGTCGGCGAGAGCGCGACTTCGCTGTTCGCCGATGCCCAGGCGATGCTCGACAAGATCATCGACGAGAAATGGCTGACCGCGCGCGGCGTCGCCGGGCTGTGGCCGTGCCATCGCAGCGGCGACGACATCCGCGTGCAGACGCGCCATTCGGACGATCATCGCAGCCCCGACGGCGCGAGCGTCCCCGACTTCTTCCACGTGCCCGACCTGGACCGCAGCAACGAAGGCAGCGTCCGATTGCCGATGCTGCGCCAGCAGATCGCCAAGCGGGAGGGCCGGGCGAACATGTGCCTGGCCGACTTCATCGATCCGCACGGCGACTGGATCGGCGGCTTCGCGGTGGGCATCCACGGCATCGAGCCGCATCTGGCCGGCTTCAAGGCGGCGATCGACGATTATTCGGACATTTTGCTCAAGGCCTTGGCCGATCGCCTGGCCGAGGCCTTTGCCGAGCGGCTGCACCAATATGTCCGCACCGATCTGTGGGGCTATGCCGAGGGCGAGCAGCTCGACAATGAGGCGCTGGTCCGCGAGCAATATCGCGGCATCCGCCCCGCGCCGGGCTATCCCGCCTGCCCCGAGCACAGCCTGAAGCCGATCCTGTTCGAGATGCTGGACGCAGAGGCGGCGACCGGCCTGACGCTGACCGAGAGCTTCGCGATGCTGCCGACCGCGGCGGTGAGCGGATTTTACTTCGGGCATCCGCAGGCGGAATATTTCGGCGTGGCGCGGATCGGGCAGGACCAGGTCGAGGATTATGCCGCGCGGCGGGGAATTCCGCTCGATCTGGCGCAGCGTTATTTGCGGCCGAACCTGGACTGAGTCGGGGGAGCGGAGACGCTTAGCTTCGCACTTTTCTCGTGTTTTGGGTAATTCCGTTGCGCGGAGGGGTAAGGAAGTTGCGCTTGGCGAACTTGCGATTTTGACGGGTTCAAAGAGCCGGGAGAGGGTGTCAGACCAAATCCTATTTTGGAAGGACCGAATGCGAGCGATGCGTCGGCACCAATCTCGATCCGATGCGGGACCCCCCTGATCCTAGGGTTGCGCGCAGCCACATGCTCAATACGACTTGGGCAATTGCCGCTTCCCAAGCGGCGGCTCTCTCGGCTTTTGCGATCAGGACCCATCATGCGCGCCACGCCTGCGTTCCGAATGCGCTCGAAACGCCCGGCTCT encodes:
- the metH gene encoding methionine synthase encodes the protein MTPSSSTNFVNVGERTNVTGSAAFKKLIMAGDYNKAVEVARQQVENGAQVVDVNMDEGLLDAHYAMTTFLKLIAAEPDIARVPVMIDSSKWSVIEAGLKCVSGKPIVNSISMKEGEAQFLEQARKCMAYGAAAVVMAFDETGQADTKDRKVEICERAYKLLVGIGFPPEDIIFDPNVFAVATGIEEHNNYGVDFIEATREIKKRCPHVHISGGLSNLSFSFRGNEVVRKAMHSVFLYHAIPAGMDMAIVNAGQLDIYDQIEPELRTACEDVILNRDPEAGDRLVALAEKFRGTDAVAEKQMAEWRGWDVSKRLEHALVKGIDLHVVEDTEEARLAYARPIEVIEGPLMDGMNVVGDLFGSGKMFLPQVVKSARVMKKAVAHLLPYIEASKEPGAKGKGKIIMATVKGDVHDIGKNIVGVVLQCNGFDVVDLGVMVPWSKIIAAANENDADMIGLSGLITPSLDEMVTVAEEMQRLEMTMPLLIGGATTSRVHTALRIEPAYKGPVIHVLDASRAVGVATTLVSDTIRDDYVAKIADEYEAVRVARANKGQSDLLPLETARENGFVADMALKPPAPKQPGVHVFDDWDLAELRRYIDWTPFFRAWELAGNYPAILTDEVVGESATSLFADAQAMLDKIIDEKWLTARGVAGLWPCHRSGDDIRVQTRHSDDHRSPDGASVPDFFHVPDLDRSNEGSVRLPMLRQQIAKREGRANMCLADFIDPHGDWIGGFAVGIHGIEPHLAGFKAAIDDYSDILLKALADRLAEAFAERLHQYVRTDLWGYAEGEQLDNEALVREQYRGIRPAPGYPACPEHSLKPILFEMLDAEAATGLTLTESFAMLPTAAVSGFYFGHPQAEYFGVARIGQDQVEDYAARRGIPLDLAQRYLRPNLD